GAAAAACATAAATTGAGCAGTTACGATTTAAAATGTTTTTCTAAAAACTGGAGTGCATTCGAACTCATTACTCTTGAAATAACTTCACTAGGTAGTATCTTATTTTCTTTATCTAACGAACAGTTAGGATTTTTAAAATAGTTTTCAGCATGTCTTTCAAGATAACTAGCCAGCAAATCCATTTCTGAGGCTGTCCAAAAACCATTTAGAGGATCTATAATGCCATCATAATCACTACCTATAGCTATACTATTCCAAGCAGGAAGATTATGTTTGTCAAGAACTTCTGCTATATGTTGTATTTGATTCCACACAATTTCTGAACGATAATGTAATAGCATGTGTCTTCGGATAGACCGTTTTACATTTTTAAGTGCTTCTCTACTTATTAATCTTCTTTCATCCATCTGTAAACCCATAATTCCACCACTCTGTGCTACCTCTACCATTTCACTATCATAAAAGTTAATATCTTCCTTATAAAAAAGTCTTCCTGTTTTGATAGAGGATAAGCTAGGATTAGTAGGTGAAGTCAGTCCATTCATTGCTCCATGACTAATAATAATAGGAATATTTTCTGAAGCATATTCTTCCTTTAAGATTTGATAATATTCTTCTCTAGCCTTAACACTCATGTGTTTTATATCTATCAGAATACGTTTTCCATTCTTATTTTCCAATAATTGATGCAGGATTATTTTTCCTTTTTCTGTAAATCCTTCTCCTATTCCGTATTCTTGATTCGTGACACAATCAGCTATTCCGACTAGGCTTTTAGCGTGTCCACACAACTCATTCCAAAAATGATGTGCAAGGGTTACAAAGAAAGGAGAATGCTGCCAATTTTTGATTTTGTCTGTATTCTCTTTCAACAAATTAATATCTGAGTTGCTATTAGCTCCATACAATCCACAATCTAATACATGCATACCTTCAATACTTAGGAGAAGACATATAGTAATTACATCACTATCTGGGTTTGTATCTACATACGATAAAATTTCATCGTAACTTCTTACTATTTTATAACGAACTTTATGCTGATTATCTACCTTTACTACAACTCCATCTAATTGTTGATAAAATTGATACTCTTCTTCTAAATCTTTAAAATAACTATCCAAATTTTGAAGATAATCAATTCTTTTATCTCCAATACCTGTTAGAAGATTCAGAGGTATATCTGAAATCATATTCTGACCTAACTTATTTTTAACAAAACCTTTCTCAAGAGGATATAAAGAGGCACAAACCACATGTACTCCACCTTTAAAAAGAGTAGTACAATCCGATTGTGTAAACTTTGTCAAAGAGCCTAATGTATTAATAATTTTCTTGAAAATATTGGGAGTTTGCTGATGCCAAATACTGCTTTTATCACTAAGTTTTGTGCTATTTTCCCTATTTGTTTTATTAAAGCTTTTTCCAAAAGGCTTCATAGCTGGATGACAATGCAAATCGACATAAAAATCATATTGACTCATACTTAAAAATATTTAGCTAATTCTTTATTTGATGGATTATGACCTAAGATACAAAAAAAATAGCCTTAGAATTACTTTTTGTAATGATAAGGCTATTTTCGATAGAAAGGAAAGCAAACTATTACTTTGTCCAATTTAGAATTTCTAAGCCATCAATATTTTCATAATCTTTTTCATTATTGGTACAAATAGCTAAATTGTTTGCCATTGCAATCGCTGCATTGAGGACATCAAAATTTCCACTATGTCGTCCTTTTTTGTACAGCTCTGCAAAAATAGAACTTGCTAGTTGAGCAACCTCTTTTGAAGTATCTAAAATTTGAAAAGATGAAATAAAATTTTCAAAAAACTCTAATTGCTTAGAAGCTGATTTTACTTTCAATCCTCCCATAATTTCTATCACTGTAATACGACTAATAAAAACTTGATGATGTTCTGCTAAATAGTTTTCAAAATTTGCAACTACAACAGGATTTTTCTTTAAATAATACGATAAAATATCTGTATCTAACAGCACTTTTTTAGTTCCCATAAATAATTATTCGTTTATAAAATTATCCATTCGCTTAAAAAACTGTTGATTGTCTTCTTTTCTACGTTTCATAATTTCATCAGATAACTCTTCCCAATCAAAAGTTTCTGCATCTTCTTTTACCTCACTTGCATCAGAAGGTAAGTTTTGACGAAAAGCTTGAACAACACCAAAAACAACTTTCAAATATTCTTTTGGAATTTGCTCTAATTCTTGTAAAATACTCAAAAACAACTGTTTTTCTTGTTGATTTATATTCTCATTTTCCATAGTTCAATTATTTATTTTTCTAGCTTTTTAAAATCATACTACTAAGATACAAAAATCATGGCTGGAAGCCGAATGCATAGTCCTAACATTACGTATAGCTATTGTTAGTGGTTCTTTGTTTATTTCATTTCTTTTTTGTCAACCACCCCATATAAATTGACGATTGAAAAAAGCGAAGTGGTGGTTCAAATCCTGCTTCTTGCAATAATTCTGACAACCTTTCTTCCGAAACTGCAAAAAGTTTGTTTTCTATTCTGTTCAGCCGATTATTTATTTCTTCTTTATCTATACTGTTTGGTAAAAGAAGTTTGAGAACTTGTAGGTTTTGTCTGATTTGGTTTTTGTCTCCTGTTATGTCCAACATTACAAATGTTGCACCCGAAACCAATCTGTCGGCAATGTCTTTCAGTAAGTTTAGTTTGTCGCCATTGTCGTTCAAAAAGTGCAAAACCAACAAAAGTGTTGCAGAACTATATTTTTTCTCAATGTCAAGGTCAGCTACTAAACCGTCAATTAAAGTTACGTTATCATAATTTTGAAGTTTTTCACTTGCCTGTTTAATCATTTCAGACGAAGGGTCAATGCCTGTTATTGTCCAATGTTCAGGTGCTTGGACAAATCTTTCTATTTCGTTTCCTGTTCCACAACCAACTACCAACAATTCTTTTGAGTTTGTTTCACTTAATAGTTTTGGCAAACGGTCTAAAAAATAGTGATAGTTTGGTATCCAAGTTTCTACAAACTGATTGTAGCCTGTCGCTCTTTCATTTTCAAATATTTCTACGTTGTTCATTTCGTTTTTCATTTGTGCGATGTTTCTTTTCAATAATCACCAACTTGTTTATAAACACAACTACGTTCAATTATTTTAAATAGTTTCGTTTATATTCGTTCTATCTGAATTAGGTTTTCCCAACATAATAAAGTTATCAGCTCTAATTTCAGTAACATATTTTTTGTTTCCATCTTTATCCTCGTACCTATGTGTTTTGATTTTACCCTTCAAATAAATTGAGCCGAATACACAGTCCTAACTCGGTTTGAACCGAGCCTTTAGGTTTGTAGTAGATAAAATAGATGTAATTTCTTATCTTGTATTTAAGAATTCATCTAGTAGGAAGAGAACCTATAGCCGAGCCTTTAGGTTTGTAGTAGATAAAATAGATGTAATTTCTTATCTTGTATTTAAGAATTCATCTAGTAGGAAGAGAACCTATAGCCGAGCCAGACTATAAAAATCTATCTCTCGAAACAGCCTCTTCCTACCTTTATTCAATCTCAAACTCAAATAGTTTTCGGAGTATTTTTATTGACCTAAAAATAAACTCATTAGATAAGGTTTTAAGTCTGATTGAATACGATGAATCACTTTTTAAATTAGGTAACTCTAAATTAACTTATTTATGCAAACTTACCAAAATTTTATAGGCATTGATGTGAGCAAAGAACATTTAGATATTGCTATTCTTCAAGAAGGAGAAGTAGTAAATCATAAACGCATTGAGAACAATTTGAACGCAATACAGACCTATCTTTTTTCTTTTCAAGACCTTTATGAGCTAGAGAAAAGTTTGTTTTGTATGGAACATACAGGAATGTATATCAACTGGCTTGTCATTGCTTTGATGGAATTTAATTGTGCCATTTGGGTAGAAAATGCCATTCAAATTAAACGTTCTATGGGTGTCAAAAAGCTTAAAAATGACAAAGCTGATGCTGAAAATATCGGAGCTTATGCCTTTCGTTTTCAAGACAAAGCGAACTTATATATTCCTCCTACTCAAGAACTAGAAACCCTAAAAACCTTGCAGACACTACGAAAAAAGCTAGTTACTCACAGACAGGAGCTAGAAACTTACGTTGGTGAGCAGAGCCAATTTAGCAAAGCGTCTATTCAGCAGCTTCTAGAGGAAAGCTCTAAAACAACGTTGGAACACTTTAGCCTTCGCATAGAAGAAATAGAAAAGCAGATGCATCAAATTATTCAAGAGGATGCTGAATTGAAAGAACTCTATCGGCTCACCACTTCTGTAGTAGGTGTTGGAAAAGTAACAGCGATTCAGTTACTGGTAGCTACTGATGGTTTTACCAAATTTGATACTGCCAAACAACTCGCTTCTTATTGTGGTGTTGTGCCTTTTGAAAACTCTTCTGGGAAATTTAAAGGCAGGGCAAGAGTATCAAAAATGGCTAATAAAACCCTCAAAACAGCCTTGCACATGTGCGCTTTATCTGCTATGAAAGTAGAGGGGGAGATGAGAGAGTATTACCTAAGAAAAGTAGCAGAAGGCAAGAATAAAATGAGTGTTATTAATGCCTTACGAAATAAAATTATACAACGCATTTTTGCCTGTGTAAAAAACAAAACGCTATACGATAGAAACGGAATAAATTTTAACAATTTTTCTAAAGGATAGGCTTGGTTTTACCATAGTTTTCTAGAGCTGTGTATTACATATTAGCTACACTTATAAAAGAAGAAATATTTGGGTAAGTACTTTCTTTAGTCTTCAACAACTGGAATATTTCTAATACAACTTCGTCAGTTGCATTAATAGCTTCTTCTGTCTGAATATAATCAGGAACTAATCCACCATGTATAATACTATTTCGTATTTTATAACACTTACTATACCATCTACCTATTTTACAATCTTCATCTTTAATTTTCCATTGTCCACCTAATCGTTCATGAAATTGACTTTTTAATACTCCTATAAATCCTTTTGCATCATAAATCTCATCAGCCTCTTCTGAAGTTTTATTCTCTGCTTTATATAATTCTGTAAGAAGTGTTCTCAAAAATACTTCAAAAGAAGTTTGAATATTTATAATAGCTTCCTTATAAAATCCTTCTACATAATTTCTTTGTGCATCTAATATTAATTCTTGAGAAAGTATAAACGGATTTAAGTTATTACCTATAACATTTGCATAATGGAAGACTTTATCACTATCTAAATTAGTTAAAGGTTTCTTTTCATATTGTACGTTTGTATGAGTAATACAAGCTCCCATTTGTTCTATCCAAGTTTCTGTATCTACTATCCTAAACAGTGGAATAGCTTCAAGCATTTTTAGATTTACTTGATGTGTAAGTTTATCTTTTGTCATTATTCTATAACTCCTAATAAACAAATTCAATCTTTCTAAGCAAATGTCAAATAAATTCGATATCAAGTCTTCACCATCTTCCATACATTTTTTATCATAGGCATCCTGCTCAAAAACTAAACTTAACTCTACTATTGTTTTGTAATTTTCAAATACTAATTCTTCTGTACTTACTACCCCAGCTCTATAACCATTTTTACTTGAAAGAGTATTAAAAGTAGCTGTAAATGCTATTTTATCTTCTACAAACATTGTTACACTTGTTCCTCCATTAAAAGGCAAGTGAAAAGGTAATGTAAAAGAAGTTTGAAAAACTTTATTAGGATTTATACCAAATTGCTTGTAAATAGGAAGAAAATCATTTTTAAATGATTTTTTATTTAGAGAGAATAATTCTTTGTTTTCCACTTGTTATATAGTTTTGTTTATTAAAAGAGTAATAACTATTTCTAATTCAAAAAGATTCATCAATAAGAAAATTTTATCCTAATAAATCATAGCTGAACTGAGGAATAATATTTAATAGTCAATAAACTTATCTGAGATACTTACATGTTTGAATTCACATATTCCTAACCATTCAAAAACATTTTTTGCTATTTCAAATGCTTCATTTGCTCCTTTTTTATCGATATTTATTTGTTTATTTAGATTATCAGGTCTTCCTAAATGAGCAATTTTATTTCTTGTAGTGTATAAACGCATAGCAGCTTCGTATAATATCTGCTTGTCTGTAGCAATAGACTTATTCCAAACATATAAGCTTCTTTCTCGTAATAATATTTTAAAACTATTCATATTAGTTAGATGCTCATACAGGTAATCTTTCTCTACTCTACCATCCTTTGTTATTACAGAGTTAATTATGTAGTTTTTCTCATTGACTTTACTTTTATAGTCTTCATCTAATTTAGTAGCTAATGCAATTTCCATAGCCATAGCCGAATATAATATTGCTTTTCTATATTTTTCGTTTAACAAATCCTCCAGACCATCAACTAGTATTTCTGTATAAATAGGTGTTTTTATTCCTTTGGCTACTTTATTATCTGCTTCAAAAAACATTTCCATAGTAATTAAAGTGGAGTATATATATTCTCTCATATAGGCAATACCATTTATCTTATTACAGTTTGATATTTCTAAATTTAGATTTTTAAGTCCATGAATAGAAGAGCATTTTGGTTTGAATGTAGTTTGTTTACTCACTTCTCTAACAGATAAAATTATTTTATCAAAATAATCTGATAAGTCTTGTGGTTTTAAATTAATTCCTTTTTCTACTTTGAATACAATCACATTGGTTGTAACAAAATAAAAATCATTCTTTTCACTACTATCACTAAAAAAATGCCTATCATTTAATTCTTCATAATTTACATATAAAGGATTTATAAATGATAAGTATTTATGACTTTTTAGTTTGTATAGTTTAGGGGAGTTTTTAGCAATTTTCCATTGTAATGCTTCACAACCAAATAAGAGATATTCTGCTTCTTCTAGCATTTTTTACTATGATTAAGTCAATAATATTATTTTCTATTTCATTTCTAGAAACACTTGTAGATTAAAAAAAATTCCCTCAAAAGTAAAAAGCTTTTAAGTTGTAGAGTTTAAAATTGCCGTATTTTGCTGAATATCAACTCTGTACGGCAATTATATTTTGCAAAAGTCCTATATTTGTTTTTACCACAAAATAAATAATTAGATTTTGTAAAATACACTACAATGATAAAAAAAAATAGCCACAAAAATAGTTTCTTTGACAAAAAAATATTTTGAACAGGAATTTTCAGCTACTTCTACTCTTTTTCAGAACTCTTTTTCAGAATTAGATATTTCTAATGTAGATGAATCTGATACATTACTTTTTGAAAAAATGCAAACTGTATTTTTTCTAGGTCAGTTACTAGGTTTGCCTACCTTGAAAAGTATTTTAGTCAAATTTGGTATCACAAGTAGTCAAGTATCCATCAATTACAAAAAGTTGTATAAAAAACTGACAATCAACAAAATACGTGTACTTTATGAATATGTATTTAAAACTCAAGTGGTTCATTTATTGAAAGAAATGGCTTCAAAAGATAGTAGTATTTGGTCAAAAAAAAGAGTTACGGCAGTTTTAGATGACAGTATTTTTCGTCAATGGCTCTCTGAGTTAGGTAGAGAAAATGATTATTTTGGAAGTTTCTTTAGTGGACAGTATCGTGCTACTACTCTAGGCTTTAAAGTGGTTTGTTTCGGATTATATATTGAAGATGTTTTTTATCCTTTATTTTTTGATTTTGTTAGAAAAAAAGGAAAAGCTGATAAAAAAGAACCTATTCAAATAGCTAAAAAATTAGTGAATCGTTGGGGAAAGTTACAAGAAAAATTAGCTAAAGAAAATAGTGTATTACCTTCTATTCATTTTAGTTGTGATAGTGGCTATAGTGATGTTTCATTGAGTGAAGAATGTACCAACCAATCAACAAGTTTGATTTATATTAGTGTACCTAAAAAAAATCATATTATTATAGTAAATAATAAAAAAACAAACTCAAAAGAATATATAGATCGTGTTTTTTTAGAAAAAGAAAAAAAACATCAAGAAGCGCAAAGACATCTCAAGGAAGAAGAAAAAACACCTTTTACTTTACGTCTAAAAGCGTTCTATCAATGCCAAAAAAGAGAAGTTGTTTTATTATTTTTTAGGTTAAATGGCTCAAAAAAAGTAAGTGTTATATATACCCCAAATTTGACCGTTTTTGCAAAAACATTACGAAGACATTGGTTCAATAGAACCTATATAGAACAGTTTTTCAAAACACTCAAACATGTATTAAAAATTAGTGAACCTAGAACAAAAAATAAAGAAGAATTTGAAAATAAACTTTTAAAATTTGCATTTTTGGCGATTGAAGTTCAAAAAATAGTCCGATTTATTAGAAGAAAATGTAAACAATTTAAACAAAAAGGATTTATTTCTTTACAAAGGATACTCTGCTCTAACAAAGAAATACTAGACCTTTTGCAAAAGCAAATCAATATAAAAACTTGATAATCAAAATAGTAAACTAAAATCAAACTCTACAATTTAAGGGAATTTTCAGTATCAAAATATAAGATTTGTAATTTCAATCTTTTAAAGTCATTTTTGCGTTAGAGAGTTTATAAAAACCAAAAAACTAAATTTCACGTTTAGTAAAAAAGTTTTCAATCTAAAAAATAATAGTATGATAGCAATAGAAAATCAAATCCGTAATTTAATTTATGAACTTTCATATTACCAAAAAGCAGATTTATTGCGTTTTTTGGAAAGTATGCTTTATGTTCCTGCAAAAACAAATGATTTACTTCAATTTGCTGGTGCGATTGACTTAGAAGATGCCGAACAAATGGAAAGAGTTATTGAAGAAGGAAACAAAATAGATGAAGATAGATAAACTTTGTCAGTAGTTTGCCTAAGCAAACTCTGAAAATAGTTTAAGCACATTCTACAACTATTGTCAAAGTCTGATTACAGACTATTGACAAAGTTTTAACCAATAAAAACGCCCTCAAAAGCAAAAAGCCTTTAAGGGAATTTTCAGCATAAAAAAGCTACGTAATTAATTTATCACTAATCACTTACAACTTATCACTATTTCGTTACTTCCAACATTTCTTTTACAGCTCCTTCAAGCTGCTCATCTTTTCCTTCACTTTGTGGCGTAGGATTATTTTTGATTTCAATATCTGGAATAAGCTCTGTATTTTCCATATATTTTCCGTCAGTACGAATAATTCCTACTTGTGGAATACCAAAAACAATCGTTGGGTCAATCAAACGCTCCCACCAAACAGCCGTTCCTGTTCCTGCAACTGGCATACCGATAAGTTTACCAATTTGAAGGTGTTGATAGACATAAGGAAAAATATTAGCATCCGAATAATTGCCTTCATTCATCAAAACAGTAGAAGGTTTGTTCCATTTATACATCGGTTCTGTACCTATTTTTTCTCCTCTTGGCACGATTTCAAAATACTGTTTTCCACTAAGGAAAGTAGCCAAGTCGTCGTGTAACCAACCACCACCATTAAAACGAGTATCTACAATCAAGGCTTTTTTGTTGCCATGACGGCCCAAAGCCTCCGAAAATAGCTCTCTGAAACTATCGCTATTCATTCCTCTAACGTGAACATAACCGACTTTTCCATCAGATATTTTTTCGGTTTCTTCTCTACGAGTGTTTACCCAACGCTCATACAAAAGCTGACGTTCTTCCCAAGTTTGGATAGGCAAAACAATGACTTCTTTTGTAGCATTTGTTTTTGCATCCAAAATAGTAAGAAGTGTTCTTTCATCTGCTTTACGGTTCAGAAGAGAATGATAATTCATTGTAGGCGTGATTTCTACACCGTCAATTTTTTGAATAATATCACCTGCTGCAATATCTTTATTTGCTTTTTGCAATGGACTTTTATTCAAAACTTCAGCTATTTTCAATCCATTTCCTTTGTACGAATCATCATAAAAAGCACCTAAAACGGCTGTCATATCTCCATTTGGGTCAGAATGACGGTAACGAGTTCCTGTGTGTGAAGCATTGAGTTCTCCCAAAAGTTCGCTTCCCATTTCTGCAAAATCATAATTATTGTTGATATGAGGTAAGAAACGAGCGTATTCTTTTTTATAAAAATCCCAATCTACACCATGAATATCTGTAACATAGAATTTTTCACGTACTTGTCTCCACATGTGTTCAAACATATATTCACGCTCTGCTGCTGCATTGAGTTGCATTTTGGCATCAATAGAAACTGGTTTTGGTGTGTTGGTAGCCAAATCTATTTTCTGAATGCTTCCATTGGCTAATAAAAACAAGTTTTTACCTTCTTTATCCATTGTTAGACTTCCACCTCTTACGCCTAGTTTTAAGACAAGTTTTGTTTCTTTTTCTCTCAAATCTTCTACCCAAAGGTCTGCGCCTTTTTCGAAAGAAGTCAGATAATACAATTTGTCACCTTTTGGACTTAAAGCAGCATCACTCATTTGTGAAGCGTGGCTAGTTAGGCGTTCTTTTCGGTCTTCAAAACCTGCCCAATCAAAAGTCAAAGGTTCTACTTTTTCGTCTTTCTTGTCTTTTTCGTCTTTATCATCTTCTTTCTTGTCTTCGTCCTTTTTGTCTTTGTCTTTTCCGTTTAATTCTTCCCAAAGCGTATATTCTTCTTTTGACATCGTGAATTTTTTCCACTCATCTTCTTCAAAAAACTGAATATAGGCATCGTATTCAGAACCCCAACTTCCATGAGAGCGCAAACCTTCTTTATCAGATAACCAATAAAAAGCCTTACCATTCATTGCAAAACGAGGAGCAGCATCATTATAACCACTTTGAGTAAGATTTTTGATAGCCTCTTTTCCTGTTGCAGCAATTAAACCCACTTGAGGAATCCACGCTTTATTTGGTTCATACGTAATCAAAAACCACTTTGAATCTGGAGACCACGCATAATATTGGTCGCCATCAGCATACGAATACGAAAGTTTGTCAGTAACAGTACGCACTTCTTTTGAAGCCAAATTAATTACTTTCAATGCTTTACGGTCTTCTATATAAGCAACTTCTTTTCCGTCAGGAGAAAATAAAGGCTGAAAAGATTCATTTTTATTGTTGGTAAGTTGTGTTTCATTCAAAACTGTACTTGCATAAAAATATTTCTCTTCTTCTCTTCCTAATTTAGCTTGATAAACATTCCAGCTTCCATTTCTTTCTGCCGAATAAATCAACGATTTTCCATCAGGAGAAAAATCTACATTGCGTTCTTGTTCTGCTGTATTTGTGATTTGTTTGGTATAACCATTTTCTACTGCTGTTACGAAAACTTCGCCACGCACAATAAAAGCGATTTCTTTTCCAGTGCTAGAAACTGCCATATCTGTAATTCCACCTTTCAAGTTTTTATATTCGATAGCATTGTAACGATTATCTTGAGCAATTTGAATAGCAATTTTTTTAGGCTCTGAACCATCTTTCATCGTATAAATCTCGCCATTATAGCCAAAACACAACGTTTTATCATTTGATGAAGAAAGAAAACGAACAGGATGATTTTCTAAGTTTGTAACCTTTGTTTGTACACTTGGATTAGCAGCAGACATTTTAAAGATATTCATAGAAACTTTATCATTATCAACGCCTCCTTTTTCACTCAAAAAATAAACATCATCACCTACCCAAACAGGATTACGGTCTTCTTCTAAATTTCTTGTAAGTTGAGTATGTTTTTTAGTAGCCATATCATAGACCCAAATATCTCTTGCAACGCTTGAAACGTGGTGTTTTCTCCATTCATTTTCATAGCCTTTACGGTCTTCATAAACGAGTTTGTTACCTGCTGCATTCAGATTTCCTTTTTGAGTAACTTCATTGATAACCATTTCTGGACGTGTTTTTCCATCAATAGCTACTTTATAAAGCTGTTCGAAACCCCCAAACGGAAAAGCGACATCACTTTTTGTAGGCATACGGTACGCATTGAAATAAACAAATTTTCCATCAGGTGAAAAAGCCACAGGCGTATCATCAGAAGAATGAATTGTAAGTCGTTTTGGCTCTCCTCCGTCTGCACTCATCAAGAAAATATCTTTATTTCCGAAACGGTCAGAAGCAAATGCCATCATTTTGCCATCTGGCGACCAAACAGGATTTACATCATAGGCTTCATGCAAAGTAAGCAAAGAAGCACGTCCTCCATTTGCATCTACTTTATAAATATCACCTTTGTAGCAAAAAGCAATATTTTGTCCGTTGGGAGAAATAGCTGAATAACGCATCCAAAGTGGATTCTCATTATCTGTTGTTGTTTGCGTATTCTGTGTGTCAGTCTGTGCCAAAACAGGAAAAGTCAGCAGCAAAGCAAAAGCTGCCAAAATCCATTTTGACGACTTGGTAAGTGTGTTCATAAAAAAATAAATTGTGTGTATGAAATATTAGATCCTAATAGTTTTTAAAATCCTTAGGGTCTAAAGTATAAA
This is a stretch of genomic DNA from Bernardetia sp. MNP-M8. It encodes these proteins:
- a CDS encoding membrane dipeptidase — translated: MSQYDFYVDLHCHPAMKPFGKSFNKTNRENSTKLSDKSSIWHQQTPNIFKKIINTLGSLTKFTQSDCTTLFKGGVHVVCASLYPLEKGFVKNKLGQNMISDIPLNLLTGIGDKRIDYLQNLDSYFKDLEEEYQFYQQLDGVVVKVDNQHKVRYKIVRSYDEILSYVDTNPDSDVITICLLLSIEGMHVLDCGLYGANSNSDINLLKENTDKIKNWQHSPFFVTLAHHFWNELCGHAKSLVGIADCVTNQEYGIGEGFTEKGKIILHQLLENKNGKRILIDIKHMSVKAREEYYQILKEEYASENIPIIISHGAMNGLTSPTNPSLSSIKTGRLFYKEDINFYDSEMVEVAQSGGIMGLQMDERRLISREALKNVKRSIRRHMLLHYRSEIVWNQIQHIAEVLDKHNLPAWNSIAIGSDYDGIIDPLNGFWTASEMDLLASYLERHAENYFKNPNCSLDKENKILPSEVISRVMSSNALQFLEKHFKS
- a CDS encoding type II toxin-antitoxin system VapC family toxin, with amino-acid sequence MGTKKVLLDTDILSYYLKKNPVVVANFENYLAEHHQVFISRITVIEIMGGLKVKSASKQLEFFENFISSFQILDTSKEVAQLASSIFAELYKKGRHSGNFDVLNAAIAMANNLAICTNNEKDYENIDGLEILNWTK
- a CDS encoding class I SAM-dependent methyltransferase: MNNVEIFENERATGYNQFVETWIPNYHYFLDRLPKLLSETNSKELLVVGCGTGNEIERFVQAPEHWTITGIDPSSEMIKQASEKLQNYDNVTLIDGLVADLDIEKKYSSATLLLVLHFLNDNGDKLNLLKDIADRLVSGATFVMLDITGDKNQIRQNLQVLKLLLPNSIDKEEINNRLNRIENKLFAVSEERLSELLQEAGFEPPLRFFQSSIYMGWLTKKK
- a CDS encoding IS110 family transposase, whose translation is MQTYQNFIGIDVSKEHLDIAILQEGEVVNHKRIENNLNAIQTYLFSFQDLYELEKSLFCMEHTGMYINWLVIALMEFNCAIWVENAIQIKRSMGVKKLKNDKADAENIGAYAFRFQDKANLYIPPTQELETLKTLQTLRKKLVTHRQELETYVGEQSQFSKASIQQLLEESSKTTLEHFSLRIEEIEKQMHQIIQEDAELKELYRLTTSVVGVGKVTAIQLLVATDGFTKFDTAKQLASYCGVVPFENSSGKFKGRARVSKMANKTLKTALHMCALSAMKVEGEMREYYLRKVAEGKNKMSVINALRNKIIQRIFACVKNKTLYDRNGINFNNFSKG
- a CDS encoding S41 family peptidase gives rise to the protein MNTLTKSSKWILAAFALLLTFPVLAQTDTQNTQTTTDNENPLWMRYSAISPNGQNIAFCYKGDIYKVDANGGRASLLTLHEAYDVNPVWSPDGKMMAFASDRFGNKDIFLMSADGGEPKRLTIHSSDDTPVAFSPDGKFVYFNAYRMPTKSDVAFPFGGFEQLYKVAIDGKTRPEMVINEVTQKGNLNAAGNKLVYEDRKGYENEWRKHHVSSVARDIWVYDMATKKHTQLTRNLEEDRNPVWVGDDVYFLSEKGGVDNDKVSMNIFKMSAANPSVQTKVTNLENHPVRFLSSSNDKTLCFGYNGEIYTMKDGSEPKKIAIQIAQDNRYNAIEYKNLKGGITDMAVSSTGKEIAFIVRGEVFVTAVENGYTKQITNTAEQERNVDFSPDGKSLIYSAERNGSWNVYQAKLGREEEKYFYASTVLNETQLTNNKNESFQPLFSPDGKEVAYIEDRKALKVINLASKEVRTVTDKLSYSYADGDQYYAWSPDSKWFLITYEPNKAWIPQVGLIAATGKEAIKNLTQSGYNDAAPRFAMNGKAFYWLSDKEGLRSHGSWGSEYDAYIQFFEEDEWKKFTMSKEEYTLWEELNGKDKDKKDEDKKEDDKDEKDKKDEKVEPLTFDWAGFEDRKERLTSHASQMSDAALSPKGDKLYYLTSFEKGADLWVEDLREKETKLVLKLGVRGGSLTMDKEGKNLFLLANGSIQKIDLATNTPKPVSIDAKMQLNAAAEREYMFEHMWRQVREKFYVTDIHGVDWDFYKKEYARFLPHINNNYDFAEMGSELLGELNASHTGTRYRHSDPNGDMTAVLGAFYDDSYKGNGLKIAEVLNKSPLQKANKDIAAGDIIQKIDGVEITPTMNYHSLLNRKADERTLLTILDAKTNATKEVIVLPIQTWEERQLLYERWVNTRREETEKISDGKVGYVHVRGMNSDSFRELFSEALGRHGNKKALIVDTRFNGGGWLHDDLATFLSGKQYFEIVPRGEKIGTEPMYKWNKPSTVLMNEGNYSDANIFPYVYQHLQIGKLIGMPVAGTGTAVWWERLIDPTIVFGIPQVGIIRTDGKYMENTELIPDIEIKNNPTPQSEGKDEQLEGAVKEMLEVTK